The Alteromonas stellipolaris genome includes a region encoding these proteins:
- a CDS encoding mannitol dehydrogenase family protein, which yields MQPATNMRLNRTALSSLDESIAVPQYDVSRVEAGIVHVGVGGFHRAHEAMYVDAYMNVTGDTSWGICGVGLREADRHMQSLLKEQDYLYTLVEKHANGERKARVIGALTDFLIAGDSPIAIIDKMASEAIKIVSLTITEGGYNFDPTTGEFIAQNPDVQHDLANPESPKLVFGYLTAALKKRKEMGIAPFTVMSCDNIQHNGDVLKAMLLSYVRLADTDFANWVEENVSFPNSMVDRITPATTDEDKAALVESGIEDSWPVVCEPFAQWIIADKFCNERPAFEDVGAQFVDNVAPYEKLKLRMLNAGHSVLGLTGSLAGLDTIHESVAQTELRSLLATFMVDEVMPTLDPVAGIDVHDYKNILLARFANPYIKDSLSRICLESSAKIPVFLLPTIRENLANGGKVDISALILAAWSFYSDKRTSQKGTPLVIQDQLADELHNAASRYQDDALSFLKVTSVFGDLSDEAGFTPVYQGYLSRIYNGESILEIAKSLTSAPSEPALV from the coding sequence ATGCAACCAGCAACTAATATGCGTTTGAACCGTACTGCGTTATCTTCTCTTGATGAGAGCATCGCTGTACCTCAGTACGATGTATCTCGTGTAGAAGCCGGTATTGTTCATGTTGGCGTGGGCGGCTTCCACCGTGCCCACGAAGCCATGTACGTAGATGCGTATATGAACGTAACAGGTGACACTTCATGGGGTATATGTGGGGTAGGGCTGCGTGAAGCTGACCGTCATATGCAATCACTTTTAAAAGAGCAAGACTACCTTTATACATTGGTAGAAAAGCACGCAAATGGTGAACGTAAAGCCCGTGTAATTGGTGCCCTTACCGACTTTTTAATTGCGGGCGATAGCCCCATTGCCATTATTGATAAAATGGCGTCCGAGGCAATTAAAATTGTTTCGCTGACTATCACTGAAGGTGGGTATAACTTCGACCCCACTACAGGCGAATTTATTGCACAAAATCCTGACGTTCAGCACGATTTAGCCAATCCAGAATCGCCAAAATTAGTGTTTGGCTATTTAACGGCAGCACTTAAAAAGCGTAAAGAAATGGGCATCGCACCTTTTACGGTGATGTCGTGCGATAACATTCAACATAATGGTGATGTACTCAAAGCCATGTTGTTGTCTTATGTTCGTCTTGCGGATACCGATTTTGCTAATTGGGTTGAGGAAAACGTAAGCTTTCCTAATTCAATGGTCGATCGTATTACTCCTGCAACGACTGATGAAGACAAAGCGGCATTAGTTGAATCAGGTATTGAAGACAGCTGGCCTGTAGTATGCGAACCGTTCGCTCAATGGATTATTGCTGATAAATTTTGCAATGAACGCCCAGCGTTTGAAGATGTTGGTGCACAGTTTGTAGACAATGTGGCACCTTATGAAAAATTGAAGCTAAGAATGCTAAACGCGGGTCACTCTGTGTTGGGGTTAACGGGTTCACTTGCCGGGCTTGATACAATTCATGAAAGTGTAGCCCAAACGGAACTTCGTTCTCTGCTAGCAACCTTCATGGTAGATGAAGTAATGCCAACCCTAGATCCGGTTGCAGGTATTGATGTTCACGATTACAAAAATATTTTACTAGCACGATTTGCAAATCCGTACATTAAAGATTCACTGTCCAGAATTTGTTTGGAAAGCTCAGCAAAAATTCCTGTGTTTTTGTTACCTACCATTCGTGAGAACTTAGCAAATGGTGGAAAAGTTGATATTAGTGCCCTAATACTTGCAGCGTGGAGTTTCTATTCAGATAAACGCACGTCGCAAAAAGGTACGCCGCTCGTTATTCAAGATCAACTTGCTGATGAATTGCACAACGCTGCTTCACGTTACCAAGATGATGCTTTGTCTTTCTTGAAAGTGACCAGTGTTTTCGGTGATTTAAGTGATGAGGCAGGCTTCACGCCTGTATATCAAGGCTACTTGAGCCGAATTTATAACGGTGAGTCTATTTTAGAAATAGCTAAATCGCTAACAAGTGCACCAAGCGAGCCAGCGCTCGTCTAG
- a CDS encoding LysR family transcriptional regulator, translated as MNLNRIDLNLFAVFDAIYTAGSLTKAADVLCITQPAVSNSLARLREMLNDPLFVRTGHSMTPTPVAQNIIVPARQALALLRKSVQESHTFDPLTAEKAFNFASRDLLEVSIMPRLVSRLQNLAPNISLTNYEIPRSQIVSAMASGTLDFFADASTFSDPHLCKEKIAQDRFVVLARKNHPALKNGLDLDTFLRLGHINVSQRKSGAGPIDVALDRMGKRRKEVMRSQHFLTVPSTIVKTDLIACLPFHLAKHYDLAIYELPFDLPTVEYFLYWHVSADHDYAHMWMREQIMEVSSHFKSH; from the coding sequence ATGAATCTTAATAGAATTGATTTAAACCTCTTCGCCGTATTCGACGCCATATATACTGCGGGAAGCCTAACAAAAGCAGCTGATGTATTGTGTATTACACAACCTGCGGTGAGTAATTCACTGGCTCGTTTACGGGAAATGCTGAACGACCCATTGTTCGTAAGAACCGGTCATAGCATGACACCCACCCCGGTTGCACAGAATATTATTGTACCTGCGAGACAAGCCTTAGCCTTGTTAAGAAAAAGCGTGCAAGAGAGTCACACGTTTGACCCTTTAACTGCAGAAAAGGCATTTAACTTTGCTAGCAGAGATTTGCTAGAAGTTAGCATAATGCCAAGGCTGGTTTCGCGGTTACAAAACCTAGCGCCCAATATTAGCCTAACTAATTACGAAATTCCTCGTAGTCAGATCGTATCTGCGATGGCCAGCGGTACCTTAGATTTCTTCGCCGATGCGTCCACATTTAGCGATCCGCATTTATGCAAAGAAAAAATAGCGCAAGACAGATTTGTGGTTTTAGCACGAAAGAACCACCCTGCGTTAAAGAACGGTTTAGATTTAGACACCTTTTTACGCTTAGGTCACATTAATGTGTCGCAACGTAAATCAGGTGCCGGCCCTATTGATGTAGCACTAGATAGAATGGGTAAACGCCGTAAAGAAGTTATGCGAAGCCAACACTTTTTAACTGTGCCCAGTACAATTGTGAAAACCGACCTTATAGCTTGTTTGCCATTTCATCTAGCTAAACACTACGACTTAGCCATTTATGAATTACCTTTCGACCTACCTACCGTAGAGTACTTCTTATATTGGCACGTAAGTGCAGATCACGATTACGCCCATATGTGGATGCGTGAGCAGATTATGGAAGTGTCGAGCCACTTTAAAAGCCATTAA
- a CDS encoding mechanosensitive ion channel family protein: MDFPNIDDFYQLINQKLEGWIESGIKHLPNFVVAILIAIVFGILAKVVGNIVGKVMRRAFESRQIAKLLTSIIKSLIIIFGIFIALDFVGLKGTVTSLLAGAGIVGLAIGFAFQDMTENLIAGIAMGIRKPFEIGDVVKAEGVFGTVEEINLRNTLVSTFYGQREIIPNKILFRNILTNYSVEGIRRIEVPVGISYADDIEKAAEVITDAMNEKDYVIKKDETAVYAASFGDSSINLLLWFWIRYPGDPGFMVVRHEAICTVKRVLEENDILIPFPIRTLDFNSKGSDNLNNMLEKQETTLETESSPTRSSGDQPDADGEASDE, from the coding sequence ATGGATTTTCCGAATATTGATGACTTTTACCAACTGATAAACCAGAAGCTTGAGGGTTGGATCGAGAGCGGAATTAAGCACTTACCCAACTTTGTAGTAGCAATATTAATCGCTATTGTTTTCGGAATACTGGCAAAAGTAGTCGGAAATATTGTCGGAAAGGTAATGCGAAGAGCATTCGAGTCTCGACAAATCGCCAAATTACTTACCTCTATTATTAAGTCGCTCATTATTATCTTCGGTATTTTCATTGCGCTGGATTTTGTTGGCCTTAAGGGAACGGTTACTTCATTACTTGCCGGTGCAGGTATTGTGGGTTTGGCCATCGGCTTTGCTTTTCAAGATATGACGGAAAACCTTATTGCGGGAATTGCGATGGGTATTCGTAAACCATTCGAAATCGGTGATGTGGTTAAAGCTGAGGGGGTTTTCGGTACGGTAGAGGAAATTAACCTGCGAAACACCTTGGTATCTACCTTTTACGGGCAACGTGAAATCATTCCCAATAAAATTCTCTTTAGAAATATCTTAACTAATTACTCAGTGGAAGGTATTAGACGTATTGAGGTTCCTGTTGGCATTTCCTATGCCGATGACATTGAAAAAGCCGCCGAAGTCATTACCGACGCTATGAATGAAAAAGACTATGTAATAAAGAAAGACGAAACGGCGGTTTACGCAGCGTCATTTGGTGATTCTAGTATTAATCTATTGCTTTGGTTTTGGATACGTTACCCAGGCGACCCCGGCTTTATGGTGGTACGCCACGAAGCGATATGCACTGTTAAACGTGTATTGGAAGAAAACGATATCTTAATTCCCTTCCCTATTCGTACATTGGATTTTAATTCAAAGGGAAGCGATAACCTTAACAATATGCTTGAAAAGCAAGAGACCACATTAGAAACCGAATCTAGTCCAACTCGCAGTTCTGGCGATCAACCAGATGCGGATGGCGAAGCAAGTGATGAGTAA
- a CDS encoding mechanosensitive ion channel family protein — MPEVDFAGLLLVPELVITFTVIIANLFMFLIKRIFLRKFLLLTDRTSHFYDSLLAHSLNLPLTILIFVIDIWILNWLFDKYGIVNASYASSISLASKILLITAAILFLNRFAVGLLANQTQRSDSLRSSTGIIKGIVKGLIVGIGILIMLGTLGISITPIIASLGITSLAVALALQPTLENFFSGVQLVMDKPIRVGDFIELESKEQGFVERIGWRSTWIKMLPNNTIIVPNSVLAESKIINYFYPSKELSVPVDVGVHYNSDLEHVEKVTLEVAKEILVSHEWGIDDYDTFVVYHTFDNSSINFTVMLRAKEYFHRFFIKSAFIKALHKRYAAEGIIIPYPIRAINTEQESPRIDVQTTNIPNNAGEPPSQ, encoded by the coding sequence ATGCCAGAAGTTGACTTTGCAGGCTTACTGTTAGTGCCTGAATTAGTTATCACCTTTACTGTGATAATTGCGAACCTTTTTATGTTCTTAATTAAGCGCATCTTTCTACGAAAGTTTTTGTTGCTTACCGATCGCACCTCACATTTCTACGACTCGTTACTGGCACACTCTTTAAACCTGCCCCTCACTATCCTTATTTTCGTCATCGATATTTGGATTTTAAACTGGCTGTTCGACAAGTACGGTATTGTAAACGCGTCCTATGCGAGCTCAATTTCCCTTGCGTCTAAAATATTACTGATCACTGCCGCTATTCTTTTCTTAAATCGTTTTGCTGTTGGGTTACTTGCCAATCAAACACAGCGCTCAGATTCACTTAGAAGTAGCACGGGCATTATTAAAGGCATAGTGAAAGGCCTTATCGTAGGTATTGGTATATTAATAATGTTGGGTACGTTAGGCATTTCAATTACCCCTATTATCGCGTCGTTAGGTATCACATCGCTTGCCGTTGCGCTCGCCCTTCAACCCACTCTAGAGAACTTCTTTTCAGGGGTACAACTGGTTATGGACAAGCCTATTAGAGTAGGCGACTTCATTGAATTAGAGAGTAAAGAGCAAGGTTTTGTAGAGCGTATTGGTTGGCGCTCCACGTGGATAAAAATGTTACCCAACAACACTATTATTGTACCAAATAGTGTATTAGCTGAATCTAAGATAATTAATTATTTCTACCCGAGTAAAGAGTTATCAGTACCGGTTGATGTAGGTGTACATTATAACTCTGATCTTGAGCACGTAGAGAAAGTCACCCTTGAGGTAGCCAAAGAAATATTGGTTTCCCATGAATGGGGAATTGACGATTACGATACCTTCGTGGTGTACCACACTTTTGATAATTCCAGCATCAATTTCACGGTGATGTTGAGAGCAAAAGAGTACTTCCATCGCTTCTTTATAAAATCAGCATTCATAAAGGCATTACATAAGCGATATGCCGCAGAAGGTATTATTATTCCCTATCCAATACGCGCCATTAATACCGAACAAGAGAGCCCGCGTATTGACGTTCAAACTACCAACATCCCTAACAACGCAGGCGAGCCTCCTAGCCAGTAG
- a CDS encoding DUF3718 domain-containing protein, translated as MLKIVKTSLVIAATLGVSGMAQANVNEALANICTIVQADDKGELRKKMRSVESDYRLKLKDYYSGVSCSGNSLIRTAMLSNAVEAGSLLVKKMPKSDLSAPETDGKTLQAWVAENGLEGNEIATVLSGRL; from the coding sequence ATGTTGAAAATCGTTAAAACTTCGCTAGTTATCGCAGCAACTTTGGGTGTATCTGGCATGGCGCAAGCCAACGTAAACGAAGCATTAGCAAACATTTGTACTATCGTACAAGCAGATGATAAAGGTGAGCTACGCAAGAAAATGCGTTCTGTAGAATCAGATTATCGCCTTAAACTAAAAGATTATTATTCGGGTGTTAGCTGTAGCGGCAACAGCCTGATACGTACAGCAATGCTGAGCAACGCTGTAGAAGCAGGTTCACTGCTAGTTAAAAAGATGCCAAAGAGTGATTTATCAGCACCAGAAACAGACGGTAAGACGTTGCAAGCATGGGTTGCTGAGAATGGTTTGGAAGGTAACGAAATTGCCACAGTCTTGAGCGGAAGATTATAA
- a CDS encoding entericidin A/B family lipoprotein, translated as MKKSVLSSFLTSKLLRGSFTALLFSSAVVGMNGCATVEGAGEDIQSAGEAIEEGAEDASN; from the coding sequence ATGAAAAAGTCAGTTTTGTCGTCATTTTTAACATCGAAATTACTTAGAGGTAGTTTCACTGCCCTGTTGTTTTCATCTGCTGTAGTAGGTATGAATGGCTGTGCAACGGTAGAAGGTGCGGGAGAAGACATTCAAAGCGCTGGTGAAGCGATTGAAGAAGGTGCTGAAGACGCATCTAATTAA
- a CDS encoding MaoC family dehydratase translates to MKTLIDLEVGETLEQAEWLTISQDMINQFAEATGDYQWIHLDTERCKKESPFRTTIAHGFLTASVMPKAFEGVLAASDEIASTINYGIDSLRFLEPVKSGDAIKYHFKLVEVVNKPAGKLFKMESSCVLSSSGKPALVGTFLMLAVMQPSE, encoded by the coding sequence ATGAAAACACTCATCGACTTAGAGGTTGGGGAAACCCTTGAACAAGCTGAATGGCTCACCATTTCGCAAGATATGATTAATCAATTTGCTGAAGCTACGGGTGACTATCAATGGATACACCTTGATACTGAACGGTGTAAAAAAGAGAGCCCATTTAGAACTACTATTGCGCATGGCTTTCTCACCGCGTCGGTTATGCCTAAGGCCTTTGAAGGTGTACTTGCTGCATCTGACGAAATTGCATCAACCATTAACTATGGTATCGATTCATTACGTTTTTTGGAGCCCGTGAAATCAGGCGATGCAATCAAATATCACTTCAAATTGGTAGAAGTCGTCAATAAACCTGCTGGTAAACTATTTAAAATGGAATCAAGCTGCGTGCTGTCCTCGTCAGGCAAACCAGCACTGGTGGGGACTTTTCTTATGTTGGCAGTAATGCAACCTAGCGAGTAA